The Pyrus communis chromosome 2, drPyrComm1.1, whole genome shotgun sequence genome includes a window with the following:
- the LOC137725069 gene encoding uncharacterized protein, giving the protein MGFNVTWMKLIMGCVTSVNFAIILNGQPGNKFAPSRGLRQGDPLSLYLILMVDEVLSRMIQRPIKKRLLEEVCVMGQVISHIFFAVDTLIFLKADKKNCRNLVNLLNAGPCKGRSKKWGLAYVKDRLMGKMQGWKQSTLSKAGKEVMIKVVAQAIPAYPKNIFKFPVVVCNEMDALIAKFWWSEVGGEENTLGFKGDIGSSKAFGRYEL; this is encoded by the exons ATGGGTTTTAATGTTACGTGGATGAAGCTTATCATGGGTTGTGTGACGTCGGTGAACTTTGCTATCATCCTCAACGGGCAACCAGGAAACAAGTTTGCTCCGTCGAGGGGTCTTCGACAAGGAGATCCTCTATCTTTGTACCTTATTCTCATGGTGGATGAGGTTCTATCCAGAATGATCCAGAGGCCTATTAAGAAGAGGCTTTTGGAAGAGGTGTGTGTTATGGGGCAAGTCATCTCCCACATCTTCTTTGCGGTTGACACACTGATATTCCTGAAGGCGGATAAGAAAAATTGTAGGAATTTGGTCAACCTCCTCAATGC GGGTCCCTGCAAGGGTCGATCAAAGAAATGGGGACTTGCTTATGTGAAGGATAGACTCATGGGGAAAAtgcaagggtggaaacaaagTACCTTGTCAAAAGCAGGGAAGGAAGTAATGATTAAAGTCGTAGCCCAAGCTATTCCTGCTTATCCCAAGAACATTTTCAAGTTTCCTGTGGTGGTGTGTAATGAAATGGATGCCTTGATTGCTAAATTTTGGTGGTCGGAAGTAGGGGGTGAGGAAAACACATTGGGTTT